GTCCCTTTTATTGCAGGGTAAAGGAATTTATATGCAAAGCCTGAGTTTTAGCCTGGAAGGCGAATATGTGGAATTGAACCAGTTATTGAAACTGGTTGGTCTGTGCGAAAGCGGTGGCGCTGGCAAGGCTATCGTTGCCAGCGGCGATGTCAGCGTTGATGGTGAGCAGGAGTTACGCAAGACTGCCAAAATCCGTGCAGGCCAGGTGGTCAGTCTCGGCGATATAGAAATACGGGTTCAGGCAGGCTGAATCTGGGCAGCATCAGTCGCATCGGCCGCTGTATCAACAAGCCTTTCAGGATTGCTTGCCATGAAACGCGCCAGCATATTGTCCATGGTATCGACATGATGCTCGAACCATAAAGGCAATTCTTCTGCCAGGCGCGTAGCCAGATCGGTCTCGCCCAGCTCTACCCTGCGCCGCACCTCTTGCATCACTTCAAGTACTGCATCATGTTCTTGCCTGTGACAACCTGCAGGCGGGAATGCCGTTTCGGCCATCCACTGGTTCTCTTGCTCAAAATGCGCAATGGAATGCACGATCAGGGCATCGAGCCTGGCGACGAAAGTGGCCGGATTATCTTCAGATAAAGCCGCACAGAGTTCGACAAACTCCTTATGGGTATCATCCATAGGTTCATAACTGAGGCTGAGGCGGTCAGACCAGCCCCAAGAATTTTGTTCCATACCAGATCCAGATAGAAAGAGATGGCGAGATTATCGCTGATCAGCAAATAATGTGCTTGCGTCAGATCAGGCCACAGGTGACCAGGGGTGGTCACTAAGACAACCACCAGAAAACATTTCAGGAGTCACAAACAAAAAGCGCGCTATCAGCGCGCTTTTTGGACATCTGTTTGAATATCTATGAACAAAAACAGCAATCAAGCTGTCGTATTGATATTCCTGCCCAGATTAGGTGGCAGATTGGCAACAGATTTATTATCTGGAATAGCCTCTATAAGCGCAGTGGCGCTTTCAGCAGTAATATCCTGCGCTTTTTTCAAAACAGCAATACTCACCGCCTGGCTGGTACCTACATCCGCCAGTGTCGTTGCCACTCTGGCAATACCGGTTACGTCCATGACAATTCTCCTTATCTGTCTACTGTAAATAACGGCGGCTTGAGCAAAGTCTTTAGGGATATTTCAGATTTTTTTCAAGATATTATTTTGCATCGCAGCACGAACCCAGTCCTGCACCAGTTGCGGCTGATTTAAATCCAG
This is a stretch of genomic DNA from Undibacterium sp. KW1. It encodes these proteins:
- a CDS encoding RNA-binding S4 domain-containing protein, whose translation is MQSLSFSLEGEYVELNQLLKLVGLCESGGAGKAIVASGDVSVDGEQELRKTAKIRAGQVVSLGDIEIRVQAG
- a CDS encoding hemerythrin domain-containing protein produces the protein MEQNSWGWSDRLSLSYEPMDDTHKEFVELCAALSEDNPATFVARLDALIVHSIAHFEQENQWMAETAFPPAGCHRQEHDAVLEVMQEVRRRVELGETDLATRLAEELPLWFEHHVDTMDNMLARFMASNPERLVDTAADATDAAQIQPA
- a CDS encoding YjfB family protein; the protein is MDVTGIARVATTLADVGTSQAVSIAVLKKAQDITAESATALIEAIPDNKSVANLPPNLGRNINTTA